The nucleotide window GATATTTTAGGTGCACATAAGGCAGGCATGGACCAGGTGTTTATCAACCATATTGATGCAGTGCATGAATTTAAGCCTACTTATATGGTGCGATCGCTAAAGGAGCTGGAGGCGATATTTTAAATTATAGTTTTAAACCAACTCTTAATCCCAGCATCATACTAATTGAAGCCATGCCTTTTGCAGGCTTTCTCCCCAGGAGATTGTCAATGCTGGCATCATGCGGAGTACTGGCTTTATATCCTTCAGGTATGAAGCTCTCCTTTTCGTATTCTTTTAAAGAAAATACACCACCGCCTAGCCCCGCCATACAGGTCGTAGAAGACCTTCCCCTTTTTAAAGCGCCCCTGGTAGCCGGCAAGCGCATTGGCACTTGCAAAGCTTCTGCGTACGCCGTAAGTATCGGTATAGCTATCACTATAATTATCGGTATGGCGGTAAAGCATCTCATCGCTGTATTGATATCGCCTGGCGTTAATACTAATCGCGGTATATAACCCTGTAAGCGGCTCTCGTTCTTCTCCCTGTTCTGTGCAGAAAATATCTTCGCAATACTATATTCGCTCTTAATCCCTTAGGCTGTATTACAGTCACAGTAGACCTTTTTAACAAATCGAAGGCCTGTATTCCTGCTTCCGCTGTGATACTGTAATGAGTTGAAATACTTCTTTCCACCGCAAATTGTAACGCAGGGAATGACGAAACTTCTATGGCCGACGTAACATTCCATTTCAATAAAGCATTGGATATATTGTTTTGAGCTTTAACCATACCGGTTAATATCACCATCGATGATATAAAAAGAGTTCTACGCATTTCTTATTCCGGTTAAATACAATACCCTACCCTGAGGTTAACAACCAAACTCGGTCTGAATCCGGAGTTTTCGGATAATCCTGATCCTGGATAAGCATCGTAAATATTGGGATGGCGGGGCCTATTCCTTTCAAACAGGTCGTTGTTAAATTCTCTATTTTCATTTACTACATTACGGTAAAAAAACCAAGTCCTAAAGAGCCATCTATAAAAACACGGGGGAAAACCTTTTTAGGCTTTGCGGAATTTAGAGGAATTTTCAGATTGAATTGTTTGCCGGCTATAAGGTGAAGTCGTGAAATAGATTTTATCACAATAAAATCGTCCCCGGCCATTTCTGCACAGCCTGTTTTGGCTTTACTCCTAAAAACGTGCAGACGGAGGCGTTCGCAACAATATGCGTGCACTGAAAGTAAACAAATAAAGTCAGAACAACTTCCCCTGTCCTTTACCCTTATCATTATCCGGCATCTGAGGAATGTGCAGGTTCAGATCCAGGATCTTATTCAGCTTTTCAATAAAATAGGCAGATAGCAGGGGAGAGGAGAGCTCTACATTCTGGTGTACGAAAAAGTATAGTTTTTTTAACCCTTCTTCCTGCCATTTTTTAATCCGCTTCAGCCAGTCGTCCAAACGCTTTTTATCAATGGCATCATCATTACAGCCTACAAAGCGAATGAAGGCCTCGGGGCTGGTTAGCCTCATATGTACCATATCTCTTCGTCCTGCTGTATCTACAATAATATTGGCCATTTTCTTTTTCTGCAGCAGATCGCAAAAGGCTGACCAGTGCAGGGGATCGGCAAACCAGTTCTCATTCCTGACTTCGACAGCCAATGGAATACCCTTTGGGAAGTGTTCAATGAAGTTAGTGAGCTTTTCAAACTCTTTAGGCGAAAATTTATCATGTAGCTGCAGGAAAGCCATCCCTAATTTTTCTTCGAAGTTGGCGATGGCATTACAAAAGGTTTCGGCAACCGGCAGGCTGTCAGGAGTGAGCCTTTTAACGTGACTGATTGAGTTGGTAAGCTTGGGGAAAAACTTAAACCCTTTAGGAGTTTTCTCCTTCCATTTGATAACCTGGTCTGCCGTAGGCATATTGTAAAAAGTAGCATTCAGCTCAATAGAGTTGAACTGTCCCGCATAATATTCCAGTTCATCCTTTACTCCTTTGGGATAAAAGCCTTTTAGATCTGTCTTGTTCCATTTGGCACACCCCACAGACACTTCAAAACCTTTGCCTTTGGCTTTAGATAATAGTTCAGTAGTAGCTGCTGGGTCTTTAGGCAGCTTGAAATTAATACCGCCGGGGTCGGCTACCTGTCCGAATTTCATACAACGTTTTATTTAATGTTTTTCACCTTCTCCCAAATTTCGGGAATACGTTTGATCCAGGCTACTTCTTTTAATTTTTCACGCGCCTCACCCACAGGGTATCCAAAGTATATTTTACCCCCGGCCAGAGATGACGGCACCCCGCTTTGGGCATTGACTACTGCACCTCGTCCAATAGTGAGTGTTTTACTAATGCCGACCTGACCCCAGAGAATTACTTCATCTTCAATCACCGCAGCGCCTGCAATACCTACCTGAGCAGCGAACAGGCAATTTTTACCGATTACCGTATCATGGCCTATATGCACCTGGTTGTCCATCTTGGTGCCTTCACCAATAATCGTATCACCGGTTACACCCCGGTCAACCGTACAACCGGCACCTATTTCAACACCATCTTTAATGACCACCCGCCCGCAACTCGTCATCTTTTTGTAGTGAATATCTCTATTGGTTTTCTTATTATAATAAAATGCATCACTACCAATAACAGTGCCGCTTTGTATTACCACATTATCTCCTATAACACAATGATCTAAAATGGTTACGTTGGGGAAGATCGTACAGTTCTTACCCACTGTTACATTGTTACCCAAATAAGCATTAGGCATTATAACCGAGCCTTCACCTACCACTGCCGATGCCGCCACTACATCCATGGAAGGCTGAAAAGGCCGGTAACGGGCTACTATTTTCAAATATGCTTCAAAAGGCTCGTCTGTAACCAATAAAGCTTTGCCTTTGGGAAAATCAGTTTCCTTATTTATAATAATAAAACTGGCGGACGAGTTAATGCATTTATCATAATACTTGGGATGGTCTACAAATACCAGGTCGCCTTCTTCTACTACATGGATTTCATTAATGCCTGTAGCACTGGCACCCTTATTACCTAAAAGTTTTGCATCAATAAGCGTGGCGATTTCCGTGAGAAGAACGGGATGATCAAACTTCATAAAAACATTTTATCAAACGTACATGAAATTATTGATCTGTAAGCATAGTTGTATCGCGACTGATTAGAACATACGAGCACAATACAACAGTAACAAGCATTCTCATCATGTATCTTCTTTATAAAACCAGATATTTTTTTGATTATAAAAGTATGTTACAGCCAACTGGACAAAGAGTATACGTATCACTCCTTACTCATGTATTGAAAGCATTCTTATCTAAAATGAATTGCCTGAAACCCTTTATTCATCATTGTTTGAGCGAATAGCTTCAGGCCGGATAAAAAAAGCAATTGCGGCTATGTCATTGATAAACGGCTTATAAATATTGTAATAGCCTATGGATATCCACAAGCAAAATTATTATTTGTTAATAAAATTTTTTGTAAATAATTTTTGTATCGTTGAAATAATATTTAATATTGTGTCAGGAAATTTATTTCCTGTACTTACTAACCCATCTATATAAAATATCCCTTCTTCATTTGAAGGGATTTTTTGTTTCAAGAACCTCAATCTCTTCCTCTTTACTTTTCTTATTTCATTAATGATAGTAACGCTTTTAAGATCAACCCTGGTTGGCTTAAAGGTTGGATGCCTGTGTTAGAGATGCCCGGGTTGCACCATTAAAAGCATGTGCCTCTTAATTTGTGATAACCCGTTGCAAACACAAAAAAATAAGCAAGTATAAAAATATACCCGGCAGCGGTTTGCAAATATTATCTTTACACAAAACAGGTATATGCTCAAATCAATGACAGGCTTTGGCAGGGCGGAAAAAATCATCGGCCGTAAAACTTTTTTGATTGATATAAAATCATTGAACGGAAAGCAGTTTGACTTATCGTTAAGACTGCCTGCTATAGTTAAGCCCTTTGAGTTTGATATACGCAAAGTGTTAGCTGAAGGACTGAACAGGGGTAGCGTAGATTGTACCATTAGCCTGAAAGATACAGGAGATGCCAAGCCTGTTGTTATCAATACCGATCTTGCCAAAGCTTATTACCATTCTTTGGTGAATCTTTCAAATGAACTGGGCATTGATACTTCCAATATCCTGAATGCTTTGATCAAACTACCGGAAGTTATTACCCCCAGCAGTGAATCATTGTCGGATGAAGACTGGGCACAGTTAAAACTGCTCATCGGAGAAGCCATTACTGATTTAAATAAGCACAGGGCCAATGAAGGCAATATCTTAAGAGAGGAATTAGAAAAACGTATTGACAATATTGCCCGCCTGCAAACAGAAATCAACCCTCTTGACACTTTAAGGCAGGAAACCATGCGTGAAGGCCTGGTTAAACTGCTGGAAGAAAAAGTAGGAAAAGATAATTATGATGTAAACCGCCTGGAGCAGGAGCTGATCTATTACATAGAGAAAATAGATATTACTGAAGAAATGGTAAGATTAGATAACCACTGCAATTACTTTAAGGAGATTCTCAACGAAGATGGAGACAGCAAAGGCAAAAAGCTTTCTTTCATTTTACAGGAAGTAGGTCGCGAGATAAACACTACCGGGTCCAAGGCTTATGATGCTGCTATACAAAAAATTGTGGTGATGATGAAAGATGAGCTGGAAAAAGCAAAGGAGCAGGTATTAAACGTATTGTAACTTACTTTTGCAGCAAAGATGTAAGAGTGCGTTACTTTGTAATTTTTATTTTCGTTATCTCGGTCGCGGTTTCCTGTAAACATATCGATGTATATGAGAAACACGTAGACCTGCCCCGGCATGAATGGAAAAAAAACCAGAATGCCGTAATCAGGTTTGATATTAAAGACAGTTCCAGCCATCAGCTATACCTTGTAGTAAGACATACGCAGGAATATCCTTTTAATAAACTTTTAGTGCGATTGCTCATACAGGACAGTGCGAAAAAAACTATTGGTTCCATGCACCTTAATGCGCCTTTAACCAATAGCAGCGGCAACTGGGCAGGCGCTTCAATGGATGATATTTACTATAGCAGGATTAAGATCAATCCCCCTGTTTTTCTGCGCCCGGGATCCTACCGATTTGTCTTGCAACATGCCATGAAAGAAGAAACGATTCCTTATATCTTAAATGTGGGTATAGCATTGAACCAATAGCTTCAAAGTATAATCGGCAGTTATGGAAGAAAAATTAAAAGCCCGTTTAAAAAGAACTACTGTAAAGTTCTGGATATTGCTGTTTTACATCGTAGCTGCATTAGTATGGTGGTTCATTTCTTTAGAAAGGCAAAGTAAAGAAATGTATAACTACCAGATCAACCACTTAAACACGACCATCGATAAAGAAAAAGACCCAGTCCAATACCAGGCCGAATTGAAAAAAACCAAGGAAGACTATCATAGCAACGCCATTAAATACGGAGGTGAGGGGATTGTGTTTTTAGGCCTGATTATTTTGGGAGCCACTTTTGTATACCGCTCTATGCGCCAGCAAAAGCAGATACAGGAGCAGCAACAGAATTTCATGATGGCGGTTACTCATGAACTGAAAACGCCCATTGCTATCGCCAAACTGAACCTTGAAACACTGATCAGGCATCAAAAGCTGGACGAGCAGAGGCAGAAGAAACTCATTCATGCTTCGCTGGAAGAAACCAAAAGACTCGATTTTTTAACCAACAATATATTAATGTCCTCTCAATTAGAGGGAAAATGGTATAAAATGAACAAGGAGGAGCTCGACTTCTCCAACCTGCTGGAAGCCCGGGTAGCTGAATTCACACAGCGATTTCCAGACCGAATGATATACAGCGACATTAAAGAAGGTATCGATATTGAAGGCGACCCGCTTTTACTGGAAATACTGGTCAATAACCTCCTGGAGAATGCGCTGAAATACTCTGAGAAAGACGAGTCCGTGAAAGTAACTTTAGTTAGAAACGAGGAGGATATTACCTTACAGGTAATTGACGAAGGACCCGGAATTGCAGCTGAAGAGCGGAAAAAGATTTTTTCGAAGTTTTACCGGATTGGCAACGAAGCCACCCGAAAAAAGAAAGGCACGGGCCTGGGTCTCTACCTCTGCCGTAAGATTGCAAAAGATCATAATGCAGACATTTTAATGACAAATAACAATGTAAAGGGAAGTATTTTTGCCGTTAGATTTTTTCTTTGATACGTTATAACTTGATGAACCTGTATTAGAATGGAAGAAAGAGCTGTAAATATACTATTGGTTGAAGATGAAGAGAGCCTTCATGAAACATTAAAGTTAAATCTTGAATTAGAGAACTACCAGGTTACATCGGCCTATGATGGCAATGAAGCAATAAAAGCCGTTAAAAACGAATATTTTGATCTGATCATACTGGATGTAATGCTACCGGAGGTAGATGGCATTGCAGTAGCCGAAACCATTCGCATCAGTAATAACGAAGTACCCATTTTAATGCTCAGCGCTAAAAATACCAGCGCCGACAAAGTATTAGGGTTAAAAAAAGGCGCTGATGATTATTTGACCAAGCCCTTTAACCTTGAAGAGCTTTTGATAAGGGTTCATAAGCTGATTGAAAAGAATTTAAAGCTACAGGATAAAAGTACCCTCGGCAACTCTTATACATTTGGGGGCAACGTGATCGATTTTAAGGCCCAGGAAGCCAGCACTAAATACGCAGGTAAAGTGCAGCTGAGTAAAAAAGAAGCGATGCTCCTGAAGCTGCTGATTGAAAATAAAAACGAAGTAGTTACCCGCGAGAAGATTCTTCAATATGTTTGGGGCTACAACGTTTACCCTACAACGAGAACCATTGACAACTTTATCCTGAACTTCAGGAAATATTTCGAAAAAGACAGCCGTAACCCTAAGTTCTTTCACTCGGTAAGAGGTGTTGGGTACAAGTATGCCGAATAAGAATCCGCTTAACTATACGACTTGCATCCCTAATTATATTTTCCTGGAGAATTCTGAAAAATGCTTCCTGTTTCGCGGTTGCATTTCGCTTTGTTTGTTCTTTTCATCGAGCATTTCAGGGTTGCTCGGGTATCCCCACGCAATCATACAAACTGGCTTTTCATCATCCGGTAAGGATAATGCCTCCTGCACTTTATCAGGGAAAAAGCCGCCCATTGGGTGTGGGTAAATATCCATAGATACCGCTTGTAAAAACATGCTGGCATTACTCATGCCCAGATCATGTTCTGCATGAACATTATCCTTACCATTTCTTGTAAACTTCTTGCGGGCAATCGCCACCATTAAGACTGCTGCATGTTTGGTCCAGCCCTGGTTGCCTTCCATCAGGCAGTTCCATAAAGTTTCAAAACCTGGTGTACCTTTCATCGCATATACATACTTCCACGGCTGTTCATTGCTTGAACTGGCAGCCCAGGATCCGGCCTCCAATATCGTATGTATGTCCGTTTCACTTACAGGCTGATCAGCGAAAGCACGGGGACTCCAACGCTGCTGTATGAGTTCCAGCACCGGGAATTCGGTTTGAGCTGTTTTTATATGATTTTTCATCTTGCTAATTTTCAACAATAATAGCAGCAAAAATTTCACCGTAATCAATTTTTTGTCATCCAACCATCATATGATCTTTTTATTGCAATTATTGATTAAATTGTATACAGTTTGCTTTGCTATCCGATCAGGATCATAACCTGAAACCGGATTTTTTTATTTAAACCAATTTATAATCACTCAAGTATCAGTTATGAAAAAACTTAACCTTGCTGTATTAACAGCGTTCGCCGTGCTATGCTTTACCGCCTGCCAGAAAAGTGACGGGATAGATTCAACACCTTTGGAAGAGCCAGAAGCTGAAGTTATGGCGATCTCACCGCGCTTCGCCAACCTGCATGTTTGCACAGAATTATATCCTGAGGGTACTGTTGCGCGAGGAGCTACCATAAAAACCAAGCAATGGCCCAATGGCACTACACTCACTGTTAGCCTTAACGGAGGTACCGCCTTTGTACGTAACAAGGTAATTGCCTTTGCCAAACAATGGGAGTCTTACGCAAATATTAAATTCAACTTTGTCACCAACGACCGGAAAGCAACGATCAGGGTTAGCTTCTCACCCGGAGGATCCTGGTCCTACATTGGCAACGATGCCAACTCCATAAAAGGAGGCAAAGCCACTATGAACTTTGGCTGGTTTGATAACACCACCCCCGACGAAGAGTTCAGCCGTACTACCATTCACGAATTTGGACATGCATTGGGAATGATTCACGAACACCAACATCCTTTGGCAGATATCCCCTGGGATAAACCTGCCGTATATGACTATTACAGGCAAACGCAGGGATGGACGACGCAACAGGTGGATGTTAATTTGTTTCAAAAATACTCCACATCTCAAACCAACTTCAGTGCTTACGACCAGGCGTCCATTATGCACTACCCGGTCGAAGAGCAATTAACTATTGGTAATTTTTCAGTGGGATGGAATACAGTACTATCGTCAACGGATAAATCTTTTATCGGTACGGTTTATCCAAAATAAAAATTAAAATAAATAGCACCTGGTCTAATTTCCCAGGTGCTATTTACTGTCCTGTATTTTTTTAATCCGGTTTTCAATATGATCTTTTTCTCCAACAGTTGCTATTTCAAGCGTTAAAGCCCTTTGATAATAAGGCAAAGCCTTTTTATACTCCTTCTTTTTGAAGTAATAGTCCCCTGCGGCTACATAGCTATTATAGTAATTAGGATTTTCAGCAACCAGGCTATCTGGTATGATC belongs to Niabella yanshanensis and includes:
- a CDS encoding DUF72 domain-containing protein — protein: MKFGQVADPGGINFKLPKDPAATTELLSKAKGKGFEVSVGCAKWNKTDLKGFYPKGVKDELEYYAGQFNSIELNATFYNMPTADQVIKWKEKTPKGFKFFPKLTNSISHVKRLTPDSLPVAETFCNAIANFEEKLGMAFLQLHDKFSPKEFEKLTNFIEHFPKGIPLAVEVRNENWFADPLHWSAFCDLLQKKKMANIIVDTAGRRDMVHMRLTSPEAFIRFVGCNDDAIDKKRLDDWLKRIKKWQEEGLKKLYFFVHQNVELSSPLLSAYFIEKLNKILDLNLHIPQMPDNDKGKGQGKLF
- a CDS encoding UDP-3-O-(3-hydroxymyristoyl)glucosamine N-acyltransferase, producing the protein MKFDHPVLLTEIATLIDAKLLGNKGASATGINEIHVVEEGDLVFVDHPKYYDKCINSSASFIIINKETDFPKGKALLVTDEPFEAYLKIVARYRPFQPSMDVVAASAVVGEGSVIMPNAYLGNNVTVGKNCTIFPNVTILDHCVIGDNVVIQSGTVIGSDAFYYNKKTNRDIHYKKMTSCGRVVIKDGVEIGAGCTVDRGVTGDTIIGEGTKMDNQVHIGHDTVIGKNCLFAAQVGIAGAAVIEDEVILWGQVGISKTLTIGRGAVVNAQSGVPSSLAGGKIYFGYPVGEAREKLKEVAWIKRIPEIWEKVKNIK
- a CDS encoding YicC/YloC family endoribonuclease, whose product is MLKSMTGFGRAEKIIGRKTFLIDIKSLNGKQFDLSLRLPAIVKPFEFDIRKVLAEGLNRGSVDCTISLKDTGDAKPVVINTDLAKAYYHSLVNLSNELGIDTSNILNALIKLPEVITPSSESLSDEDWAQLKLLIGEAITDLNKHRANEGNILREELEKRIDNIARLQTEINPLDTLRQETMREGLVKLLEEKVGKDNYDVNRLEQELIYYIEKIDITEEMVRLDNHCNYFKEILNEDGDSKGKKLSFILQEVGREINTTGSKAYDAAIQKIVVMMKDELEKAKEQVLNVL
- a CDS encoding gliding motility lipoprotein GldH: MRYFVIFIFVISVAVSCKHIDVYEKHVDLPRHEWKKNQNAVIRFDIKDSSSHQLYLVVRHTQEYPFNKLLVRLLIQDSAKKTIGSMHLNAPLTNSSGNWAGASMDDIYYSRIKINPPVFLRPGSYRFVLQHAMKEETIPYILNVGIALNQ
- a CDS encoding sensor histidine kinase gives rise to the protein MEEKLKARLKRTTVKFWILLFYIVAALVWWFISLERQSKEMYNYQINHLNTTIDKEKDPVQYQAELKKTKEDYHSNAIKYGGEGIVFLGLIILGATFVYRSMRQQKQIQEQQQNFMMAVTHELKTPIAIAKLNLETLIRHQKLDEQRQKKLIHASLEETKRLDFLTNNILMSSQLEGKWYKMNKEELDFSNLLEARVAEFTQRFPDRMIYSDIKEGIDIEGDPLLLEILVNNLLENALKYSEKDESVKVTLVRNEEDITLQVIDEGPGIAAEERKKIFSKFYRIGNEATRKKKGTGLGLYLCRKIAKDHNADILMTNNNVKGSIFAVRFFL
- a CDS encoding response regulator transcription factor — encoded protein: MEERAVNILLVEDEESLHETLKLNLELENYQVTSAYDGNEAIKAVKNEYFDLIILDVMLPEVDGIAVAETIRISNNEVPILMLSAKNTSADKVLGLKKGADDYLTKPFNLEELLIRVHKLIEKNLKLQDKSTLGNSYTFGGNVIDFKAQEASTKYAGKVQLSKKEAMLLKLLIENKNEVVTREKILQYVWGYNVYPTTRTIDNFILNFRKYFEKDSRNPKFFHSVRGVGYKYAE
- a CDS encoding nitroreductase family protein, which gives rise to MKNHIKTAQTEFPVLELIQQRWSPRAFADQPVSETDIHTILEAGSWAASSSNEQPWKYVYAMKGTPGFETLWNCLMEGNQGWTKHAAVLMVAIARKKFTRNGKDNVHAEHDLGMSNASMFLQAVSMDIYPHPMGGFFPDKVQEALSLPDDEKPVCMIAWGYPSNPEMLDEKNKQSEMQPRNRKHFSEFSRKI
- a CDS encoding M12 family metallopeptidase is translated as MKKLNLAVLTAFAVLCFTACQKSDGIDSTPLEEPEAEVMAISPRFANLHVCTELYPEGTVARGATIKTKQWPNGTTLTVSLNGGTAFVRNKVIAFAKQWESYANIKFNFVTNDRKATIRVSFSPGGSWSYIGNDANSIKGGKATMNFGWFDNTTPDEEFSRTTIHEFGHALGMIHEHQHPLADIPWDKPAVYDYYRQTQGWTTQQVDVNLFQKYSTSQTNFSAYDQASIMHYPVEEQLTIGNFSVGWNTVLSSTDKSFIGTVYPK